Proteins encoded in a region of the Paenibacillus pedocola genome:
- a CDS encoding glycosyl hydrolase 53 family protein — protein MLSSFSFSMGTAAAAELNSPYIVNGGFESDFWADKSWSVETETWDQVDIQQFTYANDAWLTPDEGTHAFKYWIKDTAAGTPVFTVKQSIPSLPAGSYELTVKSMGGIDKQAGHVELFAGTEKAPAAATTGYNAWGTVSLKFVLAQDTANLVLGANISGGPGAWGYADSFELKQTSTEAVPPVAADIFVKKVEGLSSDFIKGMDISSIISLENSGVKFYNEAGEVRDIFKTVHEAGVNYIRVRVWNDPFDSAGNGYGGGNNDLATAIEIGKRATANGMKLLVDFHYSDFWADPAKQHTPKAWADLSFEAKKTALYNYTKESLQAMLDQKIDIGMVQVGNETNGQFVGESDWTKMSELFSAGSKAIRETDPGIQIALHFTNPESAGRYASYAKTLQDNKVDYDVFASSYYPFWHGTLSNLTSVLKQVADTYGKKVMVAETSYAYTAEDGDGHGNTAPQSSGQVLDYPISVQGQANSVRNVIEAVANVGAAGIGVFYWEPAWLPVGPKDKLEQNKLLWEQYGSGWASSYAKEYDPKDAGVWYGGSAVDNQALFDFSGHPLASLNVFKYVNTGAVAPLAVDEIKDVTVTAVAGEPVQLPSVTSVTYNDGSTGTIPVVWDQTAFEQAVSKGAGSYVIGGTAEGGLTLKAYLEIKKQNFIVNAGFENNDRSMWEITYGAGSSPHTDYQNKVTDAKSGNYSLHFYSASGVNFSVTQTVYGLAPGYYNLSMFIQGGDAVNPEMKLFAVTGGAEVKTDTGVNGWTQWNNPQIENILVTDGKLTIGARVKADGGAWGTLDDFYLSFVKGSGEQEPDPGTETPGTETPGTETPGTETPGTETPGTETPGTETPGTETPGTETPVTQPSTGVTQPQTEFIAVNGDGGSLFINRTTLADGTKKDKVDYTAAKALEAVNKVVAAGLDTVRLVLPDTEDKVAEQEIGLSKDTLKTLASGKVNLEMSTVNARLILPQQTLAQLDGDYQFKFTPVKSEQAIKAVEERAKREQIVQAAAGSGDVHVVGRPVNIETGVKNQPVDLILPLPGNVLPTDAAAREAFLSHLVIYVEHSDGEKVLVQPQVVQYSADKLGLKISVNKFSTFTVLDMDNWSTSPKKSHEAYMQGYPDGTFKPEQAMTRAELAAVLSRIGAPSASNAQPVAYKDQNDFQWAAGDILKVTSGGLMTGYPDGRFGPELYITRAEMAAVVVRWMQLSGELVSTFTDTADHWSAHNIALVQQAGYMKGMPDGSFGPDKYLTRAEAVTIFNRVLKRGPLFGIQTSSWSDVSNSYWAFYDIVEATTNHSYTTREAGGEAAE, from the coding sequence ATGTTAAGTTCATTTTCATTCAGCATGGGGACTGCTGCAGCTGCAGAGCTGAATAGTCCGTATATTGTGAACGGCGGTTTTGAGTCGGATTTTTGGGCTGATAAGTCATGGAGTGTGGAAACCGAAACCTGGGATCAGGTAGATATTCAGCAATTTACTTACGCTAATGATGCATGGCTCACACCGGATGAAGGGACGCATGCCTTCAAATATTGGATCAAGGATACAGCCGCCGGAACTCCGGTGTTTACGGTGAAGCAGAGTATTCCTTCTCTCCCTGCGGGAAGCTATGAGCTCACAGTTAAGTCTATGGGCGGTATTGATAAGCAAGCGGGACATGTTGAATTGTTTGCGGGTACCGAGAAGGCGCCAGCTGCTGCCACCACCGGCTATAATGCCTGGGGAACGGTCAGCCTGAAATTTGTTCTGGCGCAGGATACCGCAAATCTTGTACTTGGAGCGAATATCAGCGGCGGTCCGGGCGCTTGGGGATATGCGGACAGCTTTGAGCTGAAGCAGACCAGCACCGAGGCGGTTCCGCCGGTGGCTGCGGATATTTTTGTGAAGAAGGTGGAGGGACTTTCGTCTGACTTTATTAAGGGCATGGACATTTCCAGCATTATTTCGTTAGAGAATAGCGGAGTTAAATTTTATAATGAAGCTGGAGAGGTACGAGATATCTTTAAGACCGTACATGAGGCCGGAGTGAATTATATCCGCGTGCGTGTATGGAATGATCCTTTTGATTCAGCTGGAAACGGTTACGGCGGGGGCAATAATGATCTGGCAACCGCAATCGAAATCGGCAAAAGAGCGACTGCAAACGGCATGAAGCTGCTGGTGGACTTCCATTATTCTGACTTTTGGGCGGATCCGGCCAAGCAGCATACGCCTAAGGCCTGGGCAGATTTGAGTTTTGAAGCGAAGAAGACTGCACTTTATAACTATACCAAAGAAAGTCTGCAGGCTATGCTTGATCAAAAGATTGATATCGGTATGGTTCAGGTAGGTAATGAAACCAATGGACAATTCGTCGGGGAATCCGACTGGACGAAGATGAGTGAATTGTTCAGTGCAGGCAGTAAAGCGATTCGGGAGACCGACCCGGGCATTCAGATCGCACTGCATTTTACGAATCCGGAATCGGCAGGCAGATATGCTTCCTATGCCAAAACCCTGCAGGATAATAAGGTAGACTATGATGTATTTGCAAGCTCCTATTATCCGTTCTGGCACGGCACATTAAGTAATTTGACCTCTGTACTGAAGCAGGTTGCCGACACCTACGGTAAAAAAGTGATGGTAGCCGAAACCTCTTATGCGTATACCGCTGAAGACGGGGACGGGCATGGCAATACGGCGCCTCAGAGCTCGGGGCAAGTTCTGGACTACCCGATCAGCGTTCAAGGCCAGGCCAATTCGGTCAGAAATGTAATTGAAGCGGTTGCCAATGTGGGTGCAGCGGGGATCGGCGTATTCTACTGGGAGCCGGCATGGCTTCCGGTAGGTCCGAAAGATAAGCTCGAGCAGAATAAGCTCCTCTGGGAGCAATATGGCTCAGGCTGGGCATCCAGCTATGCGAAGGAATATGACCCTAAGGATGCAGGGGTGTGGTATGGCGGAAGTGCTGTTGATAATCAGGCCTTGTTTGATTTCAGCGGGCATCCGCTGGCTTCACTGAATGTGTTCAAATATGTGAATACAGGGGCTGTTGCTCCTCTCGCCGTTGATGAAATCAAGGATGTCACGGTGACGGCTGTTGCAGGAGAACCTGTCCAGCTGCCGTCCGTAACAAGCGTTACTTATAATGATGGAAGCACCGGGACGATACCTGTTGTCTGGGATCAGACCGCATTTGAACAAGCGGTAAGCAAGGGTGCCGGCAGCTATGTGATCGGAGGAACGGCTGAAGGCGGCTTGACGCTGAAGGCTTATCTCGAAATTAAAAAACAGAACTTCATCGTCAACGCTGGCTTCGAGAATAACGACCGGAGCATGTGGGAGATCACCTATGGTGCAGGAAGCAGCCCGCATACCGATTATCAGAATAAAGTGACGGATGCCAAAAGCGGAAACTATTCGTTACACTTCTATTCAGCCAGTGGAGTTAACTTTAGTGTAACGCAGACGGTGTACGGGCTGGCTCCCGGTTACTACAATCTGTCCATGTTTATCCAGGGCGGAGATGCTGTTAATCCGGAGATGAAGCTCTTTGCGGTAACAGGCGGAGCGGAAGTGAAAACGGACACCGGAGTGAACGGGTGGACGCAGTGGAATAACCCGCAAATCGAGAATATTCTCGTAACGGACGGAAAGCTGACGATCGGTGCCCGCGTGAAAGCGGACGGCGGCGCATGGGGAACGCTGGACGACTTCTATTTGAGCTTTGTGAAGGGGAGCGGAGAGCAGGAGCCGGATCCGGGAACAGAGACACCAGGAACAGAAACGCCTGGAACAGAAACGCCTGGAACAGAAACGCCGGGAACGGAGACACCAGGAACAGAAACGCCGGGAACAGAGACACCAGGTACTGAGACACCAGGAACAGAAACACCTGTGACCCAGCCGTCTACTGGAGTAACCCAGCCGCAGACCGAGTTCATTGCAGTCAATGGAGATGGCGGCAGTCTGTTCATTAACCGTACGACCCTGGCGGACGGAACGAAGAAAGACAAAGTGGACTACACTGCGGCAAAAGCGCTTGAGGCTGTAAACAAGGTTGTTGCAGCCGGTCTTGATACGGTACGGCTAGTCCTCCCGGATACAGAGGATAAAGTCGCTGAGCAGGAAATTGGCTTGTCCAAGGATACCCTGAAGACATTAGCATCCGGCAAAGTCAATCTGGAGATGTCTACAGTGAATGCCAGACTGATTCTGCCACAGCAAACTCTGGCTCAGCTGGACGGGGATTATCAGTTCAAATTCACCCCGGTTAAGAGTGAACAGGCAATCAAGGCTGTGGAAGAACGGGCGAAACGGGAGCAGATCGTTCAAGCTGCTGCGGGCTCAGGGGATGTTCATGTTGTAGGCCGCCCGGTCAATATTGAGACAGGTGTGAAAAATCAGCCGGTAGACTTGATCCTCCCGCTGCCAGGTAATGTGCTGCCAACGGATGCAGCTGCGAGAGAAGCATTCCTGTCTCATCTGGTGATCTATGTTGAACATAGTGACGGTGAGAAAGTGCTGGTTCAGCCTCAAGTGGTGCAATATTCTGCCGATAAGCTGGGACTGAAAATCAGTGTGAACAAGTTCAGTACCTTCACTGTGCTAGACATGGATAACTGGTCTACATCCCCGAAGAAATCACATGAAGCGTATATGCAAGGCTACCCTGACGGAACATTCAAACCGGAGCAAGCCATGACCCGAGCTGAGCTGGCGGCGGTTCTGTCCCGCATTGGAGCCCCTTCGGCTTCAAATGCCCAGCCGGTAGCTTACAAAGATCAGAATGATTTCCAGTGGGCTGCGGGTGATATTCTTAAAGTGACTTCCGGCGGATTAATGACAGGCTATCCAGACGGCAGGTTTGGGCCGGAGCTGTATATAACCAGAGCCGAAATGGCTGCAGTTGTTGTACGCTGGATGCAGCTGAGCGGTGAACTTGTGTCAACGTTCACGGATACTGCAGATCACTGGTCGGCTCACAACATTGCACTGGTTCAACAGGCCGGTTATATGAAAGGGATGCCAGACGGAAGCTTCGGGCCGGATAAGTACTTAACCCGGGCAGAAGCAGTTACTATTTTCAACAGAGTATTGAAACGGGGGCCTTTATTCGGTATCCAGACTTCCAGCTGGTCGGATGTGTCCAATAGCTATTGGGCCTTCTATGACATTGTTGAAGCCACCACAAACCACAGCTACACAACACGGGAAGCTGGCGGAGAAGCAGCAGAGTAA
- a CDS encoding response regulator transcription factor codes for MHILLVEDDAKLGYMIQYKLTSAGHRTEWARTSEEAELFFSTTEFDLYILDWMLPGKTGLELCRQQRGLNDNTAILMLTARGEIEDRVSGLLTGADDYMIKPFAFEELLARITSLDRRKQTRGYTLKYAVSGLRLNPDTQEAEREGVPLTLTKREFQLLEFFARHPNVVLSRERILNSVWGSEANVTLNAVDAVIKLLRKKVDDPFSVKLIRSVHGRGYRLADNGADHDDT; via the coding sequence ATGCACATCTTATTAGTAGAAGACGACGCTAAGCTTGGCTATATGATTCAGTATAAGCTCACATCTGCAGGACATCGGACGGAATGGGCCCGTACTTCAGAAGAGGCGGAACTGTTTTTTTCCACTACGGAATTTGATCTGTATATTCTGGACTGGATGCTTCCCGGTAAAACAGGGCTGGAGCTATGCCGGCAGCAGCGGGGGCTGAATGACAATACGGCCATTCTGATGCTGACTGCACGCGGCGAGATTGAGGATCGCGTCAGCGGGCTACTCACAGGGGCAGACGATTATATGATCAAGCCTTTTGCTTTCGAAGAATTATTAGCCCGGATTACTTCCCTGGACCGCAGAAAGCAAACACGGGGATATACCCTAAAGTATGCGGTCAGCGGCCTTCGGCTCAATCCGGACACACAGGAGGCAGAACGTGAGGGAGTCCCTTTGACACTGACCAAACGTGAGTTCCAGCTGCTGGAGTTTTTTGCCCGTCATCCGAATGTCGTGCTCTCCAGAGAGCGTATTCTCAATTCTGTGTGGGGCAGTGAAGCTAATGTGACTCTGAATGCTGTCGATGCCGTCATCAAGCTGCTGCGAAAAAAAGTCGATGATCCCTTCTCTGTGAAACTCATCAGAAGTGTACACGGAAGAGGTTACCGTTTAGCAGATAACGGAGCTGACCATGATGATACCTAA
- a CDS encoding carbonic anhydrase encodes MRINKWIPRILFPAMVMSMMAGCGNNAPDKEEAGINEPSATAATHQAHWSYEGDTSPEHWAELDQLFTTCSTGTAQSPVNILHDQVKDDESLSPIKVEYSPSPVTIINNGHTIQVNLKNQDNRLVIEGKTYTLQQFHFHLPSEHEVDGKHAEMELHLVHKSEDGSLAVLSVLIHSGSENTGLNQLWSLLPAEESEEETPVEGNFNLNGLLPADLHSFRYQGSLTTPPCTEGVQWIVLENPVQWSGEQISKFAAIFPHDNRPVQTLGNREIDSDE; translated from the coding sequence ATGCGCATCAACAAATGGATACCGCGAATCCTGTTCCCCGCCATGGTCATGTCTATGATGGCCGGATGCGGAAACAACGCACCTGACAAGGAGGAAGCAGGAATAAACGAACCCTCCGCCACTGCCGCAACGCATCAGGCGCACTGGTCTTATGAAGGTGATACCTCTCCGGAGCACTGGGCTGAGCTGGATCAGCTGTTCACAACCTGCAGTACCGGTACCGCTCAATCGCCGGTTAATATCCTTCATGACCAAGTAAAGGACGACGAGAGCCTCTCCCCGATCAAGGTGGAGTATTCGCCTTCCCCCGTTACTATCATTAACAACGGCCATACGATCCAGGTGAACCTTAAGAATCAGGATAACCGGCTTGTGATTGAAGGAAAGACCTATACATTGCAGCAGTTCCATTTCCACCTGCCCAGTGAGCATGAGGTGGACGGCAAACATGCTGAAATGGAGCTGCATCTGGTACATAAGAGCGAGGACGGATCGCTTGCGGTGCTGAGTGTTCTGATTCATAGCGGCAGCGAAAATACCGGCCTGAACCAGCTATGGTCCCTGCTTCCGGCCGAAGAGAGTGAAGAAGAAACTCCGGTTGAGGGTAACTTCAATCTGAATGGGCTGCTGCCAGCAGATCTTCATTCGTTCCGCTACCAGGGATCGCTCACCACGCCGCCTTGTACCGAAGGGGTACAGTGGATCGTCTTGGAGAATCCGGTTCAATGGTCCGGCGAGCAAATCAGCAAATTTGCAGCAATATTCCCGCATGACAACCGTCCGGTACAAACACTTGGAAACCGGGAAATCGACAGCGATGAATAG
- a CDS encoding ABC transporter substrate-binding protein, protein MSKKHGLLLACSLLLAGLTTGCGRSSDHADGIKTVHIYQFKVEISEALASLKTEFEQEHPDIRLEIQSVGGGSDYGASLRAKFSSGDEPDIFTIGGNNERDMWLEYLEDLSGEAWAKDVKPLAAEQMTVDGKLYGMPMNLEGYGFIYNKDLFKQAGIMEKPLTLTALREAAEKLQAAGITPFANGYQEWFVLGNHNVNVAFAQQPDPEAFITGLTDGSKTFNGDPIFSKWMDLLDLTVEYGNKNPLSTDYNTQVTMVASGEAAMMQQGNWTQGQIDGINPNLNLGILPMPIDDTAEDNDKLYVGVPSNWVVNKNSPVKEEAKVFLDWLVTSETGKRYITKEFQFIPALNSIEGTEEELGELGAEVLEYTDKDQALTWNWSRLPNGMPQELSSSIQGYLGGKLTKEGMLKEFQINWDNLSVQ, encoded by the coding sequence ATGAGCAAAAAACATGGACTTCTCCTCGCATGCTCGCTGCTGCTGGCCGGGCTGACGACCGGCTGCGGACGGAGCAGTGACCATGCGGACGGGATCAAAACCGTGCATATCTACCAGTTCAAGGTGGAAATATCAGAAGCGCTGGCTTCACTTAAAACCGAATTCGAGCAGGAGCACCCGGACATCCGGCTGGAGATTCAAAGCGTCGGGGGCGGCAGCGATTACGGGGCTTCCCTGCGCGCTAAGTTCTCGTCCGGGGACGAGCCGGATATCTTCACCATCGGCGGCAACAATGAACGTGATATGTGGCTGGAATATCTGGAGGACCTGAGCGGCGAGGCCTGGGCCAAGGATGTTAAGCCGCTTGCGGCAGAACAGATGACTGTAGACGGCAAGCTCTACGGTATGCCGATGAATCTGGAAGGCTACGGCTTCATCTATAATAAGGATCTTTTCAAGCAGGCCGGCATCATGGAGAAGCCGCTGACCCTTACCGCTCTGCGTGAGGCGGCGGAGAAGCTGCAGGCTGCGGGGATCACGCCTTTTGCCAACGGCTATCAGGAATGGTTCGTGCTTGGCAATCATAACGTCAATGTAGCATTCGCCCAGCAGCCCGACCCGGAAGCGTTCATTACGGGACTGACAGACGGCTCCAAGACGTTCAACGGGGATCCGATATTCTCCAAGTGGATGGACCTGCTTGATCTTACGGTCGAATATGGCAACAAAAATCCGCTCTCGACCGATTACAATACCCAGGTCACCATGGTTGCGAGCGGAGAAGCGGCGATGATGCAGCAGGGCAACTGGACCCAGGGGCAAATCGACGGCATCAACCCTAACCTGAATCTGGGCATCCTGCCGATGCCGATTGATGACACAGCGGAAGACAACGATAAGCTGTATGTAGGGGTGCCCAGCAACTGGGTCGTCAATAAGAACTCACCTGTTAAAGAGGAGGCTAAGGTCTTCCTGGATTGGCTCGTCACCTCAGAGACAGGCAAAAGATACATCACCAAGGAGTTCCAGTTCATCCCTGCCCTCAACAGCATTGAGGGTACCGAAGAAGAGCTCGGGGAACTGGGTGCCGAAGTATTGGAATATACCGATAAAGATCAGGCTCTGACCTGGAACTGGTCGCGCCTGCCGAACGGAATGCCGCAGGAATTATCCAGCAGCATTCAGGGCTACCTCGGCGGCAAGCTGACCAAAGAAGGCATGCTGAAGGAGTTCCAGATCAACTGGGATAATCTCAGTGTGCAGTAG
- a CDS encoding metallophosphoesterase family protein encodes MNKRAGIVKKRSLSSGAERGRSLQRKVKAQSINFAVIGDSHVGYGNSSVIFRNLLPKAVSSGNKRFVIFGGDNAQAGANHGSNADAFYKDFKDTVTSTLGSIPYKASIGNWEASTRSLFTQYLGAAAGQMNFPGTQGKVRYVWLDCALGRFTPESLKLLRNLDDRYYYIIDFHWPLKVSGITVDPSHVLSGTETGKFFAAIPAKVRDRVLAIFTHHGHKFYRKLTNIYPGFSKTKFFVCGCSGDYKCKPSGDRGYYNATLTLNGTAATVDAYRISVM; translated from the coding sequence ATGAATAAGCGGGCAGGAATAGTGAAGAAGCGGAGTCTTTCATCCGGAGCTGAGCGGGGACGCAGCTTGCAGCGGAAGGTGAAGGCCCAGAGCATTAATTTTGCAGTCATCGGAGACAGCCATGTAGGATACGGGAACAGCTCAGTTATTTTTAGAAATCTTTTGCCCAAAGCGGTGAGCAGCGGAAATAAGCGGTTTGTGATTTTTGGCGGGGATAACGCGCAGGCAGGGGCTAATCATGGAAGTAATGCCGATGCTTTCTACAAGGATTTCAAGGATACGGTTACGAGCACGCTCGGGAGCATTCCTTACAAAGCCTCAATCGGGAATTGGGAGGCAAGCACCCGGTCCTTATTTACTCAATATTTAGGAGCTGCAGCCGGGCAGATGAATTTTCCGGGTACACAGGGCAAGGTGAGGTATGTATGGCTTGATTGTGCACTCGGGAGATTCACCCCGGAAAGTCTAAAGCTGCTGAGAAATTTAGATGACCGGTATTATTACATTATTGATTTTCATTGGCCTTTAAAGGTAAGCGGGATTACGGTTGATCCCAGCCATGTGCTCAGCGGGACAGAGACGGGGAAGTTTTTTGCAGCGATTCCGGCGAAGGTAAGAGATCGGGTGCTGGCTATCTTCACACATCACGGGCATAAGTTTTACCGGAAGCTGACCAATATTTATCCCGGTTTCTCTAAGACCAAATTCTTTGTGTGCGGGTGTTCCGGAGATTACAAATGCAAGCCTAGTGGTGATCGCGGATACTACAATGCGACATTAACCCTCAACGGGACAGCAGCCACGGTTGATGCTTACCGAATATCGGTGATGTAG
- a CDS encoding carbohydrate ABC transporter permease, with protein METAAKKFKAPLLLAELLMILLGLIFLVPFYFLLANSVKSYSEILSDSAALPSMLQWSNYAEAWKATDFPHAFLNSFIVTVISNVLLAFLCSMCAYKMVRNNSLYNRMLYIALVAAMVIPFQAIMIPLVKVVSGLGVMDSTVGLILAYLGFGAPMTVFLFHGFVKSVPVDIEEASRVDGSSPYGTFFRIVLPLMQPIIVTVIILNTLWIWNDYLMPSLILQDPQHRTIPIATYAFFGQYTKQWDLALPGLVLGITPVVIFFLLMQKYIIEGIAQGSVKG; from the coding sequence ATGGAGACTGCCGCCAAAAAATTCAAGGCCCCGCTGCTGCTGGCCGAGCTGCTCATGATTCTGCTGGGCTTAATCTTCCTGGTTCCGTTTTATTTTCTGCTGGCGAACTCGGTCAAAAGCTACAGTGAAATTCTCTCGGATTCCGCTGCACTGCCCTCCATGCTTCAGTGGAGCAACTATGCAGAAGCGTGGAAAGCAACCGACTTCCCGCATGCTTTCCTGAACTCCTTCATTGTTACAGTTATCAGCAATGTGCTGCTCGCCTTCCTCTGTTCGATGTGCGCCTACAAAATGGTCCGTAATAACAGCCTGTATAATCGTATGCTCTATATAGCACTGGTAGCGGCTATGGTTATTCCGTTTCAGGCGATAATGATTCCGCTGGTCAAGGTTGTGAGCGGATTAGGCGTGATGGATTCAACCGTCGGCCTGATCCTCGCTTATCTGGGATTTGGCGCGCCGATGACCGTATTCCTCTTCCACGGCTTCGTTAAATCGGTACCGGTAGATATTGAAGAGGCTTCACGGGTGGATGGCAGCAGCCCTTACGGCACCTTTTTCCGGATTGTGCTTCCCCTGATGCAGCCGATCATCGTTACGGTGATCATTCTGAATACGCTATGGATCTGGAATGACTATCTGATGCCATCGCTCATTCTGCAGGACCCGCAGCACCGTACGATCCCCATCGCCACATATGCCTTCTTCGGGCAATATACGAAGCAGTGGGATCTGGCGCTTCCGGGGCTTGTGCTAGGGATTACGCCGGTGGTGATCTTTTTCCTGCTGATGCAGAAGTATATTATTGAAGGCATCGCCCAGGGCTCCGTTAAGGGCTAA
- a CDS encoding DUF2231 domain-containing protein: MFTEVFNHIHPIIVHFPIALIIIGFGYDLVLALKKRSLNPVGGLWMWLLAAVGAWVAIATGPDDDARGVTSFLEPHELLATLTAWVVTLIVVWRLLMYLKGKREFVKAPLVLYLVISLASCGLVLGTGYYGGKMVYTDGVGVSANGTLVNPPVLGNHK; the protein is encoded by the coding sequence ATGTTTACTGAAGTCTTTAATCATATTCATCCTATTATTGTACATTTCCCTATTGCTCTGATCATCATCGGATTCGGGTATGATTTGGTGCTGGCCTTAAAAAAACGCTCTTTGAATCCTGTCGGCGGGTTATGGATGTGGCTGCTTGCTGCAGTTGGAGCCTGGGTCGCTATTGCAACCGGGCCGGATGATGATGCCCGCGGTGTGACTTCATTCTTAGAGCCTCATGAGCTGCTCGCCACCTTAACCGCTTGGGTCGTTACTTTGATCGTTGTATGGAGATTACTGATGTACTTGAAAGGGAAACGCGAATTTGTAAAAGCTCCGCTGGTGCTATACCTGGTCATTTCACTTGCTTCCTGCGGCCTTGTGCTGGGAACCGGTTATTACGGCGGTAAAATGGTGTATACGGATGGCGTAGGCGTATCGGCCAATGGCACTCTGGTCAATCCCCCTGTGCTAGGGAATCACAAGTAA
- a CDS encoding sensor histidine kinase, which translates to MMIPNTRRQLTIFYSTMIGLILLIMAGSFYWVLTDVMHRDERHNLESAGQKALDEWLSKPVQAQDAEEIREQRQAGTRRMEWEYLQSDQFAVITDPSWTIFVHSPERNNLLLQPSFQQQLDAQGSKSYVHLSNSPGKNQADYAILRLMTGDEAHPVLLIGEEVSKQEHLLKEMRLLLIGITLLLLAVTTIIGYILAGRAILPLNLAFIRQQKFTAYASHELRTPLSVLQLSVDILEEEQHKLSPVHRTVLQDMKEEIERMTRLTGQLLTLARNDSPLQHMRREVFDLQDRLSFAAARMQLMALEKNVKLELNTGKTEEGFTCIGDSEQIDQVLYILLDNAIKYSAEGGTVTLGITRNDNGTVNVIIQDTGCGISEEDLPHLFERFYRVDQARTREHGGTGLGLAIAYEIVSRHDGRIVVTSTLHQGSTFTVILPETK; encoded by the coding sequence ATGATGATACCTAATACCCGCAGGCAATTAACCATCTTTTACAGCACGATGATTGGATTAATTCTGCTCATCATGGCGGGTTCCTTTTACTGGGTACTAACGGATGTGATGCACAGGGATGAAAGGCATAATCTGGAGTCTGCCGGGCAAAAAGCTTTGGATGAGTGGTTAAGTAAACCGGTGCAGGCGCAGGATGCGGAGGAGATTCGTGAACAGCGGCAGGCAGGCACTCGCAGAATGGAATGGGAGTATCTGCAAAGCGACCAGTTTGCTGTCATAACTGATCCATCATGGACGATCTTCGTTCATTCGCCAGAGAGAAATAACCTGCTGCTCCAGCCTTCCTTCCAACAGCAGCTGGATGCCCAAGGGAGTAAAAGCTACGTTCATTTAAGCAATTCTCCGGGTAAGAACCAGGCAGATTATGCAATACTGCGACTAATGACAGGTGATGAAGCACACCCTGTTCTGTTGATCGGGGAAGAGGTGAGTAAGCAGGAACATCTATTAAAAGAGATGAGGCTCCTCCTTATCGGGATTACCCTTCTCCTCCTGGCGGTGACCACCATCATAGGTTATATACTGGCCGGCCGGGCTATACTCCCCCTCAACCTTGCGTTTATCCGGCAGCAAAAATTTACCGCTTACGCCTCTCATGAGCTAAGGACACCTCTAAGCGTGCTTCAGCTGTCGGTGGACATTCTGGAGGAGGAACAGCACAAGCTATCGCCTGTCCATCGGACGGTGCTTCAGGATATGAAAGAAGAAATAGAGCGTATGACACGTTTAACCGGGCAATTGCTTACACTCGCCAGAAATGATTCCCCTCTACAGCACATGAGGCGGGAGGTATTCGACCTGCAGGACAGACTTTCTTTTGCAGCCGCAAGAATGCAGCTAATGGCTCTGGAGAAAAATGTGAAGCTAGAGCTGAACACAGGCAAAACGGAAGAGGGCTTTACCTGTATAGGCGACAGCGAACAGATAGACCAAGTGCTGTATATTCTTTTGGATAATGCCATTAAATACTCTGCGGAGGGGGGCACGGTGACACTGGGAATTACCCGGAATGATAACGGCACTGTGAATGTAATTATTCAGGATACGGGCTGCGGGATTTCCGAGGAGGATCTACCCCATTTGTTCGAACGGTTCTATCGGGTAGATCAGGCCCGTACAAGGGAACACGGCGGCACCGGATTGGGGCTGGCTATCGCCTATGAGATCGTCAGCAGGCACGATGGCCGGATCGTCGTCACCAGCACTCTCCATCAGGGAAGCACCTTTACGGTCATCCTTCCTGAAACTAAATGA